Proteins from one Flavobacterium sp. N2038 genomic window:
- a CDS encoding sugar phosphate isomerase/epimerase family protein produces MITRRNFIINTSLAATAVLASPSFAFNRIKKEIGLQLYTLRDQLPANVKTTLEKVALSGYTNVETYGFSIKDQFWGLSPKDLKKILDKNDLKAVSGHYNLGSFLIDGNTTELVAAIEAAKILKSEFLTIPWVDELYRKEINDYKKIALRLNEAGKMCNDAGLKLAYHNHAFEFENHNGVTGYEILLNETDKDLVYFELDLYWVVHSGNDPVKLFKDNPERFKMWHVKDMDKVNHDLNTEIGSGPIDFVTIFKEAKLAGMNYFFVEQENNFAGGVFDSIKTSCEFISKKII; encoded by the coding sequence ATGATTACACGAAGAAATTTTATCATCAATACAAGTTTGGCTGCTACTGCAGTTCTGGCTTCTCCATCATTTGCTTTTAATAGGATTAAAAAAGAAATAGGTTTACAATTGTATACGTTACGTGATCAGCTTCCTGCAAATGTTAAAACGACTTTAGAAAAAGTAGCTTTGTCTGGTTATACAAATGTTGAAACTTACGGATTTTCGATTAAAGATCAGTTTTGGGGTTTGTCACCAAAAGACCTAAAGAAGATTTTGGATAAAAATGATTTAAAGGCAGTAAGTGGTCATTATAATTTAGGAAGTTTTTTAATAGACGGAAATACTACAGAACTTGTAGCTGCAATTGAAGCCGCGAAGATTCTAAAAAGCGAGTTTCTAACGATTCCGTGGGTTGATGAACTTTACAGAAAAGAAATCAATGACTATAAGAAGATTGCTTTACGATTAAATGAGGCTGGAAAAATGTGCAATGATGCAGGCTTAAAACTAGCGTATCATAATCATGCATTTGAATTTGAAAATCATAATGGAGTTACTGGCTATGAAATTTTGCTAAACGAAACAGATAAAGATTTAGTTTATTTTGAATTAGATTTATACTGGGTAGTTCATTCCGGAAATGATCCGGTCAAATTGTTTAAAGATAATCCAGAACGTTTTAAAATGTGGCATGTAAAAGACATGGATAAAGTAAATCATGATTTAAATACAGAAATTGGTTCGGGCCCTATAGATTTTGTAACTATTTTTAAAGAAGCCAAACTTGCAGGAATGAACTATTTTTTTGTAGAGCAGGAGAATAATTTTGCAGGAGGTGTATTTGATTCTATAAAAACGAGCTGTGAATTTATTTCAAAAAAGATAATCTAA
- a CDS encoding NADPH-dependent FMN reductase — protein sequence MSSVKIKILAISGSTRKNSSSFKFLKYISEHLKPQFEVDIFEGLTNIPHFNPDLDTENPPEEVVSFRNKIAEADGILICTPEYVFSLPGSLKNALEWCVSTTLFSNKKTGLITASASGEMGHEQLILVMKTLEANFNDATQLLIQGVRGKINDEGKITNEETAIALQNFVNNFENQFL from the coding sequence ATGTCTTCTGTAAAAATAAAAATACTTGCTATATCTGGCAGCACCAGAAAAAATTCCAGCAGCTTTAAATTTCTCAAATATATTTCAGAACACCTAAAACCTCAATTTGAAGTAGATATATTTGAGGGTTTAACAAACATTCCGCATTTTAATCCCGATTTAGATACGGAAAATCCGCCCGAAGAAGTGGTTTCATTCAGAAATAAAATAGCGGAGGCGGACGGAATTTTAATTTGTACACCCGAATATGTTTTTAGTCTGCCCGGTAGTTTAAAAAATGCATTAGAATGGTGTGTTTCTACCACTCTTTTTTCAAATAAAAAAACAGGATTAATTACAGCATCTGCATCAGGAGAAATGGGACATGAGCAATTAATATTAGTAATGAAAACTCTCGAAGCTAATTTTAATGATGCTACTCAGCTTTTAATTCAGGGTGTTCGTGGTAAAATTAATGATGAGGGCAAAATTACAAATGAAGAAACAGCGATTGCTCTTCAAAACTTTGTAAATAACTTTGAGAATCAATTTTTATAG
- the trmD gene encoding tRNA (guanosine(37)-N1)-methyltransferase TrmD, with protein sequence MRIDIITILPELLRSPFEASIMKRAIDKGLVEVHFHNLRDYTTNKQKSVDDYPFGGGAGMVMTVQPIDDCITHLKSQREYDEIIYMSPDGETLNQKMANTMSMYENIMILCGHYKGVDQRVRDHFITKEISIGDYVLSGGELGALVLSDALIRLIPGVLSDETSALTDSFQDNLLSGPIYTRPADYKGWKVPEVLTSGHFAKIDKWREDMAYEHTKNRRPDLLEEK encoded by the coding sequence ATGCGAATTGACATTATAACGATTTTACCAGAGTTATTAAGAAGCCCCTTTGAAGCTTCGATTATGAAACGTGCCATTGACAAAGGTTTAGTCGAAGTACATTTTCATAATTTGCGTGACTATACGACCAACAAACAAAAAAGTGTAGACGATTATCCGTTTGGCGGAGGCGCCGGAATGGTCATGACCGTTCAGCCAATTGACGACTGTATCACACATTTAAAAAGTCAGCGTGAATATGATGAAATCATTTATATGTCACCTGATGGAGAAACGCTAAATCAGAAAATGGCTAACACCATGTCGATGTATGAAAATATCATGATTTTATGCGGACATTATAAAGGTGTAGATCAACGTGTTCGTGATCATTTTATTACAAAAGAAATTTCGATAGGAGACTATGTTTTGTCTGGTGGAGAATTGGGTGCTTTGGTTCTATCTGATGCCTTGATTCGTTTAATTCCGGGAGTTTTGAGCGATGAAACTTCAGCCTTAACAGATAGTTTTCAGGATAATTTACTTTCAGGGCCTATATATACAAGACCTGCAGATTATAAAGGATGGAAAGTTCCTGAAGTTTTAACCAGCGGACATTTTGCAAAAATTGACAAATGGCGTGAAGATATGGCCTACGAGCATACCAAAAACAGAAGACCTGATTTGTTGGAAGAAAAATAA
- a CDS encoding AraC family transcriptional regulator, which yields MKNKAMNDFNLKRIYNTRNHIETHYNKVISIDSLEAISSYSYRNLQRVFYSLFKETIGAYQTRLKIENGYKKLLYSNDQISDIALEVGFADVQSFSKTFKKHFNCSPSFARNQKEILLNDIHPQQNISCNLESKIIFIPEITVYYSSCKTSYINPEIEDLWGALLKDEYPEPITDFFGIITDDILITEKSKCTYDACIVTEGSIKNLPTKKIFGGKYANFFHKGSYETLEDTYQQIFGGWFLNNDIEFSHLPVIEQYITHEANCSSKSDYVTAIFIPVT from the coding sequence TTGAAAAATAAAGCAATGAATGACTTTAATCTGAAACGTATTTATAATACAAGGAATCATATTGAGACACATTATAATAAAGTGATCTCTATAGATTCTCTTGAAGCTATTTCGAGTTACTCTTACCGAAATTTACAACGCGTTTTTTATTCCCTATTTAAAGAAACAATTGGTGCTTATCAAACCCGGCTGAAAATAGAAAACGGATATAAAAAACTCTTATATTCTAATGATCAGATTTCTGATATTGCCCTCGAAGTCGGATTTGCTGATGTTCAGTCTTTTTCTAAAACATTCAAAAAACATTTTAACTGTTCTCCTTCATTTGCAAGAAATCAAAAAGAGATTTTATTAAACGATATTCATCCACAGCAAAATATCTCTTGCAATTTAGAATCAAAAATCATTTTTATTCCGGAGATTACCGTTTATTATTCGAGTTGTAAAACCTCTTACATTAATCCGGAAATCGAAGATCTTTGGGGTGCTTTATTAAAGGACGAGTATCCTGAACCTATTACAGATTTCTTCGGCATAATAACGGATGATATTCTGATTACTGAAAAATCTAAATGCACTTATGATGCCTGCATTGTTACCGAAGGCAGTATAAAAAATCTTCCGACGAAAAAGATTTTTGGAGGCAAATATGCTAATTTCTTCCACAAGGGAAGTTACGAAACCTTAGAAGATACGTATCAGCAGATCTTTGGCGGTTGGTTTCTGAACAACGATATTGAATTTTCTCATTTGCCTGTAATTGAACAATACATCACACATGAAGCAAACTGCAGCAGTAAATCTGATTATGTAACCGCGATTTTTATTCCTGTAACTTAA
- a CDS encoding agmatine deiminase family protein — translation MALTFNFITTKMERLFITLLLFPIFTSCQQEELITKPDESLKTDIMYTMPEESAPHEGTWLQWPHQYQYGIDYRDDLDATWVAMTKSLSGSEKVHIVAYDTTEKNRITALLNTAGVSLSAIEFKIYKTDDVWVRDNGPIYVKDKNNQLVIQDWGFNGWGKKAAFGNCNTVPAQIAADQKTTVVDLNSVMINEGGAVEIDGNGTLLATKSAILNSNRNPGMTQVQAEANFKKYLGVTNFIWLDGKAGREITDMHIDGFARFGNGNTIVTMNEDDLLYWEVPQKDINTLYNSKDKNGKAYTFLKLPLSKNNVVTTYGKKLGYKGSYVNYYIANTVVLVPNYNDPNDTVANQLIQSLYPGKKVIGIDVRNLYANGGMIHCVTQQQPK, via the coding sequence ATGGCACTAACGTTTAATTTTATAACTACTAAGATGGAAAGACTTTTTATAACACTATTATTATTCCCGATATTCACTTCATGTCAGCAAGAGGAACTAATAACAAAACCGGATGAATCTTTAAAAACAGATATTATGTATACGATGCCCGAAGAATCGGCTCCGCATGAAGGAACGTGGCTGCAATGGCCGCATCAATATCAATACGGGATTGATTACAGAGATGATCTGGATGCTACCTGGGTAGCCATGACTAAATCGTTAAGCGGAAGTGAAAAAGTACATATTGTTGCTTACGATACTACCGAAAAGAACAGAATTACAGCCTTATTAAATACAGCAGGAGTTTCTCTATCGGCTATTGAATTTAAAATATACAAAACCGATGATGTTTGGGTAAGAGATAATGGTCCTATTTATGTAAAAGACAAAAACAATCAATTGGTTATTCAGGATTGGGGTTTTAACGGTTGGGGAAAAAAGGCCGCTTTTGGAAATTGCAACACTGTACCTGCACAAATTGCAGCAGATCAAAAAACAACCGTTGTTGATTTAAATTCTGTTATGATTAATGAGGGCGGGGCAGTTGAAATCGACGGAAACGGAACTTTACTGGCTACTAAAAGTGCCATACTAAATTCAAATCGAAATCCGGGAATGACACAAGTTCAGGCCGAAGCCAATTTTAAAAAATATCTGGGTGTAACAAATTTTATCTGGCTGGATGGCAAAGCGGGAAGAGAAATTACTGATATGCATATTGACGGTTTTGCCCGTTTTGGTAACGGAAACACAATCGTTACTATGAACGAAGACGATTTATTGTACTGGGAAGTGCCACAAAAAGATATCAATACATTATACAATTCTAAAGATAAAAATGGCAAAGCGTATACTTTTCTAAAATTACCATTGTCTAAAAATAATGTAGTAACAACATATGGCAAAAAACTGGGTTACAAAGGTTCTTATGTAAACTATTATATTGCAAATACTGTTGTACTCGTTCCTAATTATAATGATCCAAACGATACAGTAGCCAATCAATTGATTCAAAGTTTATATCCAGGCAAAAAAGTAATTGGTATTGATGTTCGTAATTTATATGCAAACGGCGGAATGATTCATTGCGTTACGCAACAGCAACCAAAATAG
- the rplS gene encoding 50S ribosomal protein L19 — translation MADLMKFVQNELVAKKDFPVFGAGDTITVFYEIKEGEKTRTQFFKGVVIQRRGSGNTETFTIRKMSGAIGVERIFPVNLPALQKIEINKKGAVRRARIFYFRELTGKKAKIKDKRR, via the coding sequence ATGGCAGATTTAATGAAATTCGTTCAAAACGAATTAGTTGCTAAAAAAGATTTCCCTGTTTTTGGAGCTGGAGATACTATCACAGTATTCTACGAAATTAAAGAGGGTGAAAAAACAAGAACTCAGTTTTTTAAAGGAGTTGTTATTCAAAGAAGAGGTTCTGGTAACACAGAAACTTTTACTATTCGTAAAATGTCAGGTGCTATTGGAGTTGAGCGTATCTTCCCAGTAAACTTACCAGCTTTACAGAAAATTGAAATCAACAAAAAAGGAGCTGTACGTAGAGCTAGAATTTTCTACTTCAGAGAACTTACTGGTAAAAAAGCTAAGATTAAAGATAAAAGAAGATAA
- a CDS encoding helix-turn-helix domain-containing protein, which translates to MSTLTKPNHIGRKISRIRELRDMKQEALAQALGTNQQAISAIENSETIDDEKLAEVAKALGVTVEAIKNFSEENMINYFNSFYDNSFTNGAFNANHCTFNPLDKLIEAYQEKEKLYERLLQAEKDKIEYLEKLLKK; encoded by the coding sequence ATGAGCACACTTACAAAACCAAATCATATAGGGCGAAAAATTAGCCGTATTCGTGAACTTCGTGATATGAAGCAAGAAGCTTTGGCGCAGGCTTTAGGAACAAATCAACAAGCTATATCGGCTATTGAAAACAGCGAAACAATAGATGATGAAAAATTGGCAGAAGTTGCAAAAGCGCTTGGAGTAACTGTTGAAGCAATTAAAAATTTTTCAGAAGAAAATATGATTAATTATTTTAATAGTTTTTATGATAACAGTTTTACAAATGGTGCATTCAATGCAAATCATTGTACTTTCAATCCATTAGATAAATTGATTGAAGCTTATCAGGAAAAAGAAAAGCTTTACGAACGTTTACTACAAGCTGAAAAAGATAAAATCGAATATTTGGAAAAACTATTAAAAAAATAG
- a CDS encoding NADP-dependent isocitrate dehydrogenase, protein MTQNSKIFYTLTDEAPLLATYSLLPIVQAFTATAGIGIETRDISLAGRILSNFPESLTDAQKTIDALAELGQLATQPEANIIKLPNVSASVPQLKAAIAELQSHGYNIPNYPEDPQNDAEKEIKAKYAKVLGSAVNPVLREGNSDRRAPRAVKNFAKANPHSMGAWSADSKTKVASMPNGDFYGSEKSLTVAEANDVKIEFVAKDGTTTVLKASTPLKAGEIIDSSVLSVKKLKAFAADAIAEAKKEGVLLSVHLKATMMKVSDPIIFGAIVEVYFADLFKKYEALFNEINIDTRNGLGDIYAKIAGRPEQAEVEAAIDQAIANGPALAMVNSDKGITNLHVPSDVIVDASMPAMIRTSGQMYNKEGKQEDTIAVIPDRSYAGVYTATIDFCKKHGAFDPKTMGSVPNVGLMAQKAEEYGSHDKTFQMQAEGVVRVVDTKGNVLMEQSVEANDIFRMCQAKDAPIQDWVKLAVNRARLSHTPAVFWLDENRAHDRELILKVQKYLKDYDTTNLDIRILNPVAATEFTLDRIIKGLDTISVTGNVLRDYLTDLFPILELGTSAKMLSIVPLMNGGGLFETGAGGSAPKHVEQFTEEGYLRWDSLGEFLALGASLEHLGQTLDNSKAIVLSETLDQANDKFLANDKSPARKVGQIDNRGSHFYLAFYWAQALAAQNKDAELKAIFTPIAAEFEANEAKIDAELIAAQGKPQTLGGYYQPTPELVSKAMRPSETFNAIIAKI, encoded by the coding sequence ATGACACAGAATTCAAAAATTTTTTACACCTTAACTGATGAGGCGCCGTTATTAGCGACTTATTCTTTGTTACCAATTGTACAGGCATTTACAGCAACTGCTGGTATTGGTATTGAAACTAGAGACATTTCGTTAGCAGGAAGAATTTTATCTAATTTTCCTGAGTCTTTAACAGATGCTCAAAAAACGATAGACGCTTTAGCTGAATTGGGTCAGTTAGCAACTCAGCCAGAAGCTAACATCATCAAATTACCAAACGTTTCTGCATCTGTACCACAATTGAAAGCTGCTATTGCTGAATTACAATCTCACGGATACAATATTCCTAATTATCCTGAAGATCCTCAGAATGATGCTGAAAAGGAAATTAAGGCAAAATATGCTAAAGTTTTAGGTTCTGCTGTAAATCCGGTTTTACGTGAAGGAAACTCTGATCGTAGAGCTCCAAGAGCGGTTAAAAACTTTGCAAAAGCAAATCCACACTCTATGGGGGCTTGGTCTGCTGATTCAAAAACAAAAGTAGCTTCTATGCCAAACGGTGATTTCTACGGAAGTGAAAAATCACTAACTGTTGCAGAAGCAAATGATGTAAAAATCGAATTCGTTGCTAAAGATGGTACAACAACCGTTCTTAAAGCAAGTACTCCACTTAAAGCTGGTGAAATCATCGACAGCTCTGTTTTAAGTGTAAAAAAATTAAAAGCTTTTGCTGCTGATGCAATTGCTGAAGCAAAAAAAGAAGGTGTATTACTTTCTGTGCACTTAAAAGCTACAATGATGAAGGTTTCAGATCCAATTATCTTTGGCGCTATCGTTGAAGTATATTTTGCTGATCTTTTCAAAAAATACGAAGCTTTATTTAATGAAATAAACATTGATACCAGAAATGGTTTAGGAGATATTTACGCTAAAATTGCCGGAAGACCTGAACAAGCAGAAGTTGAAGCTGCTATCGATCAGGCAATCGCTAACGGACCAGCTTTGGCAATGGTAAATTCTGATAAAGGAATTACAAACTTACATGTTCCATCTGATGTAATCGTAGATGCTTCTATGCCGGCTATGATTCGTACTTCTGGACAGATGTACAATAAAGAAGGAAAACAAGAAGATACAATTGCAGTTATCCCGGACCGTTCTTACGCTGGAGTTTATACTGCAACAATTGACTTCTGTAAAAAACACGGTGCTTTTGACCCTAAAACAATGGGAAGTGTTCCTAACGTAGGTTTAATGGCTCAAAAAGCAGAAGAATACGGATCTCACGACAAGACTTTCCAAATGCAGGCAGAAGGAGTTGTACGCGTTGTAGATACAAAAGGAAATGTATTAATGGAACAAAGCGTTGAAGCAAATGACATTTTCAGAATGTGTCAGGCAAAAGACGCTCCAATTCAGGACTGGGTTAAATTGGCTGTAAACAGAGCTCGTTTATCTCATACTCCAGCCGTTTTCTGGTTAGACGAAAACAGAGCACATGATAGAGAATTGATCTTAAAAGTTCAAAAATACCTTAAAGACTACGATACTACCAACTTAGATATTCGTATTTTAAACCCGGTTGCTGCTACAGAATTTACTTTAGACAGAATCATCAAAGGTTTAGACACTATCTCTGTAACAGGAAACGTTTTACGTGACTATTTAACTGACTTATTCCCAATTCTTGAATTAGGAACTTCTGCTAAAATGTTATCTATCGTTCCTTTAATGAATGGTGGTGGATTGTTTGAAACTGGTGCCGGAGGTTCTGCTCCTAAACACGTTGAGCAATTTACAGAAGAAGGCTATTTACGTTGGGATTCATTAGGAGAATTTTTGGCACTTGGCGCTTCATTAGAGCATTTAGGACAAACTTTAGACAATTCTAAAGCGATTGTTTTATCTGAGACTCTAGACCAGGCAAATGACAAATTCTTAGCAAATGATAAATCTCCAGCTCGTAAAGTTGGTCAGATTGATAACCGTGGATCTCACTTCTATTTGGCATTCTACTGGGCTCAGGCTTTGGCTGCTCAAAACAAAGATGCTGAATTGAAAGCTATCTTTACTCCAATCGCTGCTGAATTTGAAGCTAACGAAGCTAAAATCGATGCTGAATTAATTGCTGCACAAGGAAAACCTCAAACATTGGGTGGATATTACCAACCAACTCCAGAGTTAGTAAGTAAAGCAATGCGTCCGAGCGAAACATTCAATGCTATTATTGCTAAAATCTAA
- a CDS encoding TonB-dependent receptor produces the protein MITKKISFLLLIILTTFASFSQEKFTLSGTIKDSKNNETLIGVNIYLPSLKIGTTTNEYGFYSLTIPKGEHQIEITYVGYQTLQQTIILNQNTKNNFSLNEGGEELQEVVITDNKGKINIKSPEMSTNKLSIATIKKMPVVLGEVDVLKSILLLPGVTNAGEGASGFNVRGGGADQNLILLDEATIFNSSHVFGFFSVFNPDAIKDLKLYKGGIPARYGGRASSVLDIYQKDGSSKDFHMNGGIGLISSRILAEGPLVKDKGSFLIGGRASYAHLFLKLSEDQKDNSAYFYDLNTKLSYKLNDNNSLYLSGYFGRDVFSLNKSFSNTYGNSTLNLRWNHLYSSKLFSNLSLIYSDYYYGLDLDFVGFKWDSGIKNYNLKYDFKHYISDKFKLNYGLSGIYYDFNPGTIKPTGDDSGINPDQLDKKYAFEPSVYLDAENQLSKKITVSYGLRYSLFYRLGASTINYYENNNPVIFNTDLQIYEKATPTSTQYFGKNKVIQDYNNLEPRFAVSYQLNDDQSVKASYNRMAQYLQLISNTSSPTPLDVWMPSDNYIKPQIADQVALGYFRNIKNGAYSLEVETYYKEIKNRLDYIDGADLIANDAIEQVILNGHMRAYGLEIMFKKNEGKFNGWISYTLSKSEQQTPGRTPEETGINNGQWYSSAYDKTHNLAITSAYNLNEKWSFGANFALQSGQPVTYPNGQYEYLGITVPSYGLRNVNRLPAYHHLDVSATLTPRKNKDRNWKGEWVFSIYNLYNRHNAASINFRQNVDTGSNEAVQTSIFGIVPAVSYNFKF, from the coding sequence ATGATTACAAAAAAAATCAGTTTCCTTCTACTTATTATATTGACTACGTTCGCCTCCTTTTCTCAGGAAAAATTTACGCTAAGCGGTACTATAAAAGACTCCAAAAACAACGAAACCTTAATTGGTGTAAATATTTATCTTCCGTCCTTAAAAATTGGAACCACAACAAACGAATACGGATTCTATTCCCTTACAATTCCTAAAGGAGAACATCAAATTGAAATTACCTATGTTGGATACCAAACTCTTCAGCAAACTATCATTTTAAATCAAAACACTAAGAATAACTTTTCGCTAAACGAAGGCGGTGAAGAACTTCAGGAAGTTGTTATTACCGATAATAAAGGAAAAATCAATATCAAATCTCCTGAAATGAGTACCAATAAACTCTCTATTGCAACCATCAAAAAAATGCCGGTCGTTTTAGGTGAAGTTGACGTTCTCAAATCAATCCTTTTGCTTCCCGGAGTTACCAATGCAGGAGAAGGCGCTTCGGGCTTTAATGTTCGTGGTGGCGGAGCAGATCAAAATTTAATCCTGCTGGACGAAGCTACCATATTTAATTCATCACACGTTTTTGGGTTCTTCTCTGTTTTTAATCCTGATGCTATTAAAGATTTAAAACTATACAAAGGAGGAATTCCTGCCCGTTATGGCGGAAGAGCCTCGTCTGTTCTGGATATCTACCAAAAAGACGGCAGCAGTAAAGATTTTCATATGAATGGCGGAATTGGATTGATCTCGAGCCGAATCCTTGCAGAAGGGCCATTGGTAAAAGACAAAGGATCTTTCCTGATTGGCGGAAGAGCTTCTTATGCTCATTTATTTTTAAAATTATCAGAAGATCAAAAAGATAATTCAGCGTATTTCTATGATTTAAACACCAAACTTAGTTATAAACTAAACGATAATAACAGCTTATATTTATCAGGGTATTTTGGTCGAGATGTTTTTAGTCTGAATAAAAGCTTTTCTAATACTTACGGAAATTCAACTTTAAATCTTCGTTGGAATCATTTATACTCCAGTAAATTATTCTCAAACCTTTCTCTAATTTACAGCGATTATTACTATGGTCTAGATCTGGATTTTGTAGGTTTCAAATGGGATTCCGGAATTAAAAACTACAACTTAAAATACGATTTCAAACATTATATTTCAGACAAATTCAAACTTAATTACGGTCTAAGCGGTATCTATTACGACTTTAACCCGGGAACTATCAAACCAACCGGAGACGATTCCGGAATTAACCCCGATCAATTAGATAAAAAATATGCTTTTGAACCTTCTGTTTATCTGGATGCCGAAAATCAGCTTTCTAAAAAAATAACCGTTTCATACGGATTGCGATACAGCCTTTTTTATCGTTTAGGAGCTTCTACTATTAATTATTACGAAAACAATAATCCTGTAATTTTTAATACCGATTTACAGATCTATGAAAAAGCAACACCAACTTCTACCCAGTATTTTGGTAAAAACAAAGTGATTCAGGACTATAATAATTTAGAGCCCCGTTTTGCTGTTTCATACCAGTTAAATGATGATCAGTCTGTTAAAGCTAGTTACAACAGAATGGCACAATACCTTCAATTGATTTCGAATACCTCATCTCCTACTCCGCTTGATGTCTGGATGCCTAGTGACAATTATATAAAACCTCAAATTGCAGATCAGGTTGCATTAGGGTACTTTAGAAATATAAAAAACGGAGCTTATTCACTCGAAGTAGAAACCTACTATAAGGAAATCAAAAACAGATTAGATTATATAGACGGTGCCGATTTAATTGCAAATGATGCCATAGAACAAGTTATTCTAAACGGACACATGAGAGCCTACGGTTTAGAAATCATGTTTAAGAAAAACGAAGGCAAATTTAATGGATGGATTTCATATACTTTATCAAAATCAGAGCAACAAACACCGGGAAGAACTCCGGAAGAAACCGGAATCAATAATGGACAATGGTACAGTTCTGCTTACGACAAAACTCATAATCTGGCGATTACCTCTGCTTATAATTTAAACGAAAAATGGTCATTTGGTGCTAACTTTGCCTTACAATCCGGGCAGCCTGTTACGTACCCGAACGGACAATATGAGTATTTAGGAATTACGGTTCCGAGTTATGGCTTAAGAAATGTGAATCGTCTGCCTGCTTATCATCACTTAGATGTTTCGGCCACTTTGACACCAAGAAAAAATAAAGACCGAAACTGGAAAGGCGAATGGGTTTTTAGTATTTACAACTTGTACAATCGTCATAATGCGGCTTCGATCAATTTCCGCCAAAATGTTGATACTGGCTCAAATGAAGCTGTACAAACCTCAATTTTCGGAATTGTGCCGGCTGTTAGTTATAATTTTAAATTTTAA
- a CDS encoding DUF4249 domain-containing protein: protein MKKAALLIVFFISIFFTSCEEVVDVDLDTAPPKLVIEAAINWQKGTTGSDQIIKLTTTTGYFENTIPTVSGAIVYIENSKNERFNFIEVKKTGRYTCINFAPVIDEQYTLTVVSRGSRYIATETLKSVAPITRIEQNNEGGFTGKDIEIKAFYTDPANEDNFYLFKYTYPNKVTSSYYVSEDKFYQGNEIFSSSDDEDLKPGGEIEITHYGISKQYYNYMNILVSIAGSNVGGPFQSPPATVKGNIVNVTNKENYPLGYFSLSEIDSQKYLIK, encoded by the coding sequence ATGAAAAAAGCAGCCTTATTAATTGTGTTTTTTATATCCATTTTCTTCACCAGTTGTGAAGAAGTAGTTGATGTTGATCTGGATACAGCGCCACCAAAACTAGTCATCGAAGCAGCAATAAACTGGCAAAAAGGAACAACAGGAAGTGACCAAATAATAAAATTAACTACTACAACCGGTTATTTTGAAAATACAATTCCAACTGTTTCCGGTGCAATTGTTTATATAGAAAATAGCAAAAACGAAAGATTCAATTTTATAGAAGTTAAAAAAACCGGCAGATATACTTGTATTAATTTCGCACCGGTAATTGATGAACAATATACGCTGACCGTAGTTAGCAGAGGAAGTAGATATATCGCAACTGAAACTTTAAAATCGGTAGCGCCAATTACACGAATAGAACAAAATAATGAAGGTGGATTTACTGGAAAAGACATTGAAATAAAAGCATTCTACACTGATCCTGCCAACGAAGATAACTTCTATTTGTTTAAATATACATATCCTAACAAAGTTACATCGAGCTATTATGTATCTGAAGACAAATTCTACCAGGGAAATGAAATTTTTAGCAGTTCAGATGATGAAGATTTAAAACCAGGCGGTGAAATTGAAATCACACATTACGGCATTTCAAAACAATATTACAATTACATGAATATTTTGGTCAGTATTGCCGGCAGTAATGTTGGAGGTCCTTTTCAGTCACCTCCTGCAACCGTAAAAGGAAATATTGTCAATGTAACTAATAAAGAGAATTATCCGTTAGGCTATTTTTCATTAAGTGAAATTGATTCCCAAAAATATCTTATTAAATAA